The genomic segment GCGTAGTCGGGCAGCGCGGCCACGGCGGCCGGGGCCTGGTCCGGGGGCGCCGGGGCCGCGGGGCCCGcaccgcccgcgcccgcgccgccgggCCCCTCGGCGATGCTGGGGATCTGGTCCACCAGCGACTCCAGCCCCGACAGCGACTTGGACGCCACGTCCTGCGCCTTTGGCTTCACCGCGCCCGCGTACTCGCCTGGAGAACCTGACATGACATTATTATCAGTAACAATATATGCATTTGTTAAACCTTCGATCAGTGTATAGTATAGTCACCTGGCGCGTCGTGCGGCGTGTGCGCGGGGTGGGGGTGCGAGGGGGGGCGGAAGGCCGCGCCCAGCGGGGAGAACGCACCCTCACCGCCCGGGGGACTCGACCTGGACACGTACAGTACGAATGGTAATGGTCTCACGTTGCTATACTGGTAGTCATGTTACATTATTTCAGTTAAGTTTCGATACTTTTTCACAAATCAGAACAAAGTGTATGAAACTAAGAAgtgattatttaatttgtccCCTTACCTATTGTAATTACTGGGATACATGGACGAAGGATGCTGATGTAACTGGTCTAACCGCGGGCTGTCTCCGACGCCTCCACCTGTACAGCAGCACACGAGGCTGGTTAGTGCGGGGGGGTAGCAGTGGGGGACGGGGCGGGGGGAGCGGGGGGAGCGGTACGTACCCTGGTCCTGGCGGTAGTAGTGGTCCTGCTTGTCGGGCGCGGGGCTGTGCGTGTGCTGCAGATGCGCGTACTGCAGGCGCGAGTCGTCGTAgaggccggcgaagccggcgcCGGCCGGCGACATGTCGCTGCCCGCCGACGCCTGCGGGCACACGGCGCTGTagcgcggcggcgcggggcTCCCGCCGCCCACCGCGCCACTCACCTTGTTGTAGTCGGACAGCGACGAGTTGGAGTTGGACCCGGGGTGCATGTCGGTGCTGCCCATGGGGCTGTGGTCGCGCTCGGGCTCGTCGCGCGGCGGCTCGAAGTCGAGCGCCGCCATGCCGGGCGACACGGGCGCCGGCGACGAGATGGCGGCGCCGATCTCGTGCGACAGCTCGCCGCCGAAGCCGGCCgggcccgcgccgcccgcgccccccgcgcccccggccgGGTAGTGGTGCGACTCGGTGTAGGTGGGGGTGCGCGAGGGCGCGGGCGACGAGTGCTGCGAGTACGGCGTGTGCGCCGGGCTGGGCGTGTAGCTGTGCAGCGCGCCCGCGGGGGACGCCTGCGGGAACGGGGTCGTGCCCACCCCTCCCACTCCGCCCACCCCGCCCACCGGCGCCGGCGACCGCGAGAACGGACGACCCTGCGACTGAACACACATGttacatagaataaaatatattattatttcgtagTCCTAAATTAGTCATTTGATGAAACAAAAATGTACACGTAGTCGGTACTGACCTGTGGCGCGGGCGAGTGTGAGTAGGGGTGCGGGTGGTGCGGGTGCGGGGACTGCGAGAACCGCGCCTGCGGGGCCGGGCTCTGCGGGGGGACAGCGTGTTACTAAATGCGTCACATGGGCCGCTAGCTGCGAGCTGTAGTAGTGGGCAGTGCGTACCTGTGCCTGTTGGTGCGCGTAGGGCGCGGGGCTGTGCGCGTACAGCGGGGAGCGCGCGGAGAAGGGCGCGGCGCGCGCCGCGGGGGACGAGTACCCGCCGCCAGACCCCGCGCGCGGCGGGGACACCGCCGAGAACGCGGGGCTCGCGGGGAACCCGTGCATCACGCCAGACTCCTGCGGACCGTGCACATGTTCATGCTTTAGAATTCTATGTATATTACAGGTTTGGAATgttaatcataaataaatagaattcgaaggagaaacaatataatataatttcaaagtcATCGGGAAACCCTTACTAGAGTTAAAGTGAAAAGAAGTAAGAGTGGTAGCGCGGCGTACCTGTGGTTGCGGCGTGccggcggggcgcgcggggcTGGGCGAGTAGCCCTGCGAGCGCGGGCTGGCGTACACGCCGCGCGGGGACGCCGCGTACCCGCCCGGCGACCCGTACCCGCGCGCCATGCCGCCCAGcatgccgccgccgccgccgctcacGTCCAGCCCGGACGACTCCATGCCGCCCAGACCGCCCTCTGTCAAGGGGGCAACATTTGGTCAGGACACCGTTCATAGCTCACAATATTCCGAATATTTACACAAAGAACCAATATTAAGACTGTAGCGGTGTCAGTAACGGGAGAGGTACAGACCTGAGTTGGGCGGCTGTTGCTGGAAGTAGTTGTTGGAGTCGGGCGCGAGCTGCTGGTGGTGCTGGTGGTGCTGGTGCGGGTACAGCAGGCCCGGCGACGGGAGCTGCGCGGGGAAGTCGCCGGCCGCCATGTAGGGCGCGTCGTGCGAGTGCAGCGCCTGCAGCGGCGGCGCGGGGTGCTGCAGCAGGAACTGCTGGTCGTCGGGCCGGATCTTCTTGGGCCGGCCGCGCTTCTTCTTGGGCGGCTGGTCGTGCGGCTCCAGCGAgggcggggggcgcggggcgcgcggctggcggggcgcggcgggcgccaCCTCGCCGTTCTCCAGCTTCACCTTCTTGGGCCGGCCTCGCTTCTTCTTCAGCGGCACCTCGGTCCCGTCCTCCAGGATGATGGTGTCCCCCGGCTCCGGCTCCATCGTCAGTCTGCAACGTGGCGCGCTCACTGCGACGTCTGTCGTGCCTTACTCTACTGCCCTACGGCCCTACGTCCTACCCTCGCCTCCGCGCTACTGTCTACGGCGGTGGCCTGACGCTGTATTGTGAATACATTTGTCACAAAACTTGATGTCAGAATAAATTACGAGCAGTTACGAAAGGTTAGAATCAGACCAGGCTCGGCCTATACGGTCAGTAATATGCCAGCGCCAGCAGAcagcagcgcggcggcggcgcacTACGACAGGGCGTAGCGGACGCGCGCGGGGCGCCAATAGTTCCCCGCCTCCCATCCTGCCTAGTTACCACTGTGGCTCGTACAGCTAGACTCGCCTCGCACGTTACGCGTGTCGTGTCTAAACGTCTACCGGTCGATCTCTCTACGTAAATCTATCAAAAGTTATGCTTTGGCAGCGAGTTATATTACCTGCTGGCTTGGCTGAAACAATCgaagaatttgaaataaatgggCTAAGTTCAATGAGTACAAACTACACATCTTGTAACAATCGAGAGGTGGCGACAGCTACAGGTCAGTAACAAAGGGACGCGCATACTGACTCACTCAGCTGCACATTGTACTACGGGACGTCTACTGCTGCCGGTACGTCAGCGCTACAGCGCACATGTATCACTAGACGGTACTATATCATCAACTCATAGTAAACGAAGCACAGTAGGACAACAACAGACACACGTTTGATCCAGTTTGGTGACAAATTGATTACATTGTTGAGGCGATGGCGGACACTCACTATGGCGGACGTGACGATATCAAACATGTACGTACGAGCACACACAAACACCCTGCACCCCACAGAACAGAGGGATCTGGATACAAACAGTATCCACGAAGAACAAGATGAATGCAGCGCACAGACAATTTTTTGTCGTACTACCTGAATACTAtctatgttgtattttattaatgaaaactgAGAAAAACGTTAACGACGCGTGCCTGACTTCCTAGAAACCAAAGTATCAATAGAATGATATTATACCAATAAACAGTAGAAGAATTATCACGGCGGTCGACTTGAGGCTACCGACAAAGAAGTAAACAATCAAACTTTCGCTACTTTGTGACGACGATATCGACAAAAAAGCGAATCTAGTTTCACTATACCAGACGAACATACGCTAGCGCTCGAATAACACAAAGATACACTACACTGGACTGGACAACTGGACAACTTTTTCAAGAAGAAAGGGTACTTCGTAAGAATAATTCTATTTCGAACGGTTTTCTTACGGAATTGTTCCTAACTAGTCAACTAGCTCGCTTGCCGTTCATATTGGACTCTAGTAATCTAGTAAGACACGAGTGCATCAATATATTGCAACAAAGCATGTGCCCTGATGTCTCCGCGTGAGTAGCCACTGCAATATCACTTAAACAGCTTTCAACGACAAATGTCGCGTCGGGCAGAGTGACAGCTCGTGTCCTCTCATTTTATAAGATACAGAGTTTGCAGGCTTACCTGATAGAGTTAAGAAAGCAAAACAATGAGAAGTAAAGCATATGAAAGAAACAGAAGCAAACTTCCACATAATGTATGTTACACCCATTGGCATCAATATCATGATGAAGAGCAGCAAAGAGAAGAGAACATGATTCAAGGTAAATACATTACCGTAGCTCTGCAGTTTGCGAGCGAGGATAAGTGACTCGGACAG from the Spodoptera frugiperda isolate SF20-4 chromosome 16, AGI-APGP_CSIRO_Sfru_2.0, whole genome shotgun sequence genome contains:
- the LOC126911559 gene encoding uncharacterized protein LOC126911559 isoform X1, which encodes MLCLSGYDFMSDIPASGAPSAGEEGEEKPKPTENQDDGYETSNSGEAARRKPSSAEGSPAPPAEPSPPPDPPYEPLMRHYEPEPEPYRHFEPPAPPPPQPEPQYQHFPFPKYGGDPYAFKREPEVPYDMSQHHQYAAAGKRDEDMYNGIKRECEDPYSFVEEEAMCAMLAQPQHHAVPPHLQHHDHHAHMMHPQQMMLNQPKKRGRKKKIKDENGMELKAEPGMEGALVPRPVKERKKHDRFNGMSEEEVSRRTLPDHLAENLDIIIIGINPGLFAAYKGHHYAGPGNHFWKCLYLSGLTREQMSADEDYKLLNFGIGFTNMVARPTKGSADLTRREIKEGSAILLEKLQTFRPKVAVFNGKLIYEVFSGKKDFCFGKQPDTIAGTNTYMWVMPSSSARCAQLPRAADKVPFYAALKKFRDYLNGLVAHVDEAELVFPDNTSRRPQEEMEIRRLTMEPEPGDTIILEDGTEVPLKKKRGRPKKVKLENGEVAPAAPRQPRAPRPPPSLEPHDQPPKKKRGRPKKIRPDDQQFLLQHPAPPLQALHSHDAPYMAAGDFPAQLPSPGLLYPHQHHQHHQQLAPDSNNYFQQQPPNSEGGLGGMESSGLDVSGGGGGMLGGMARGYGSPGGYAASPRGVYASPRSQGYSPSPARPAGTPQPQESGVMHGFPASPAFSAVSPPRAGSGGGYSSPAARAAPFSARSPLYAHSPAPYAHQQAQSPAPQARFSQSPHPHHPHPYSHSPAPQSQGRPFSRSPAPVGGVGGVGGVGTTPFPQASPAGALHSYTPSPAHTPYSQHSSPAPSRTPTYTESHHYPAGGAGGAGGAGPAGFGGELSHEIGAAISSPAPVSPGMAALDFEPPRDEPERDHSPMGSTDMHPGSNSNSSLSDYNKVSGAVGGGSPAPPRYSAVCPQASAGSDMSPAGAGFAGLYDDSRLQYAHLQHTHSPAPDKQDHYYRQDQGGGVGDSPRLDQLHQHPSSMYPSNYNRSSPPGGEGAFSPLGAAFRPPSHPHPAHTPHDAPGSPGEYAGAVKPKAQDVASKSLSGLESLVDQIPSIAEGPGGAGAGGAGPAAPAPPDQAPAAVAALPDYAPALYPPYGAYGGAAYGNNGYGGPFVGYGGGWGTAVMRPTPGYLSEWQYGYPAGVAGVAAGYAPYNAPYYNGYAGPPPAHHQQAHYLSAPPLIDLHKNGEHSGGVPAVPSVPSVPSVGFGGFC
- the LOC126911559 gene encoding uncharacterized protein LOC126911559 isoform X4, producing MAREEGEEKPKPTENQDDGYETSNSGEAARRKPSSAEGSPAPPAEPSPPPDPPYEPLMRHYEPEPEPYRHFEPPAPPPPQPEPQYQHFPFPKYGGDPYAFKREPEVPYDMSQHHQYAAAGKRDEDMYNGIKRECEDPYSFVEEEAMCAMLAQPQHHAVPPHLQHHDHHAHMMHPQQMMLNQPKKRGRKKKIKDENGMELKAEPGMEGALVPRPVKERKKHDRFNGMSEEEVSRRTLPDHLAENLDIIIIGINPGLFAAYKGHHYAGPGNHFWKCLYLSGLTREQMSADEDYKLLNFGIGFTNMVARPTKGSADLTRREIKEGSAILLEKLQTFRPKVAVFNGKLIYEVFSGKKDFCFGKQPDTIAGTNTYMWVMPSSSARCAQLPRAADKVPFYAALKKFRDYLNGLVAHVDEAELVFPDNTSRRPQEEMEIRRLTMEPEPGDTIILEDGTEVPLKKKRGRPKKVKLENGEVAPAAPRQPRAPRPPPSLEPHDQPPKKKRGRPKKIRPDDQQFLLQHPAPPLQALHSHDAPYMAAGDFPAQLPSPGLLYPHQHHQHHQQLAPDSNNYFQQQPPNSEGGLGGMESSGLDVSGGGGGMLGGMARGYGSPGGYAASPRGVYASPRSQGYSPSPARPAGTPQPQESGVMHGFPASPAFSAVSPPRAGSGGGYSSPAARAAPFSARSPLYAHSPAPYAHQQAQSPAPQARFSQSPHPHHPHPYSHSPAPQSQGRPFSRSPAPVGGVGGVGGVGTTPFPQASPAGALHSYTPSPAHTPYSQHSSPAPSRTPTYTESHHYPAGGAGGAGGAGPAGFGGELSHEIGAAISSPAPVSPGMAALDFEPPRDEPERDHSPMGSTDMHPGSNSNSSLSDYNKVSGAVGGGSPAPPRYSAVCPQASAGSDMSPAGAGFAGLYDDSRLQYAHLQHTHSPAPDKQDHYYRQDQGGGVGDSPRLDQLHQHPSSMYPSNYNRSSPPGGEGAFSPLGAAFRPPSHPHPAHTPHDAPGSPGEYAGAVKPKAQDVASKSLSGLESLVDQIPSIAEGPGGAGAGGAGPAAPAPPDQAPAAVAALPDYAPALYPPYGAYGGAAYGNNGYGGPFVGYGGGWGTAVMRPTPGYLSEWQYGYPAGVAGVAAGYAPYNAPYYNGYAGPPPAHHQQAHYLSAPPLIDLHKNGEHSGGVPAVPSVPSVPSVGFGGFC
- the LOC126911559 gene encoding uncharacterized protein LOC126911559 isoform X3, which translates into the protein MDAGAADPLRVARPEEGEEKPKPTENQDDGYETSNSGEAARRKPSSAEGSPAPPAEPSPPPDPPYEPLMRHYEPEPEPYRHFEPPAPPPPQPEPQYQHFPFPKYGGDPYAFKREPEVPYDMSQHHQYAAAGKRDEDMYNGIKRECEDPYSFVEEEAMCAMLAQPQHHAVPPHLQHHDHHAHMMHPQQMMLNQPKKRGRKKKIKDENGMELKAEPGMEGALVPRPVKERKKHDRFNGMSEEEVSRRTLPDHLAENLDIIIIGINPGLFAAYKGHHYAGPGNHFWKCLYLSGLTREQMSADEDYKLLNFGIGFTNMVARPTKGSADLTRREIKEGSAILLEKLQTFRPKVAVFNGKLIYEVFSGKKDFCFGKQPDTIAGTNTYMWVMPSSSARCAQLPRAADKVPFYAALKKFRDYLNGLVAHVDEAELVFPDNTSRRPQEEMEIRRLTMEPEPGDTIILEDGTEVPLKKKRGRPKKVKLENGEVAPAAPRQPRAPRPPPSLEPHDQPPKKKRGRPKKIRPDDQQFLLQHPAPPLQALHSHDAPYMAAGDFPAQLPSPGLLYPHQHHQHHQQLAPDSNNYFQQQPPNSEGGLGGMESSGLDVSGGGGGMLGGMARGYGSPGGYAASPRGVYASPRSQGYSPSPARPAGTPQPQESGVMHGFPASPAFSAVSPPRAGSGGGYSSPAARAAPFSARSPLYAHSPAPYAHQQAQSPAPQARFSQSPHPHHPHPYSHSPAPQSQGRPFSRSPAPVGGVGGVGGVGTTPFPQASPAGALHSYTPSPAHTPYSQHSSPAPSRTPTYTESHHYPAGGAGGAGGAGPAGFGGELSHEIGAAISSPAPVSPGMAALDFEPPRDEPERDHSPMGSTDMHPGSNSNSSLSDYNKVSGAVGGGSPAPPRYSAVCPQASAGSDMSPAGAGFAGLYDDSRLQYAHLQHTHSPAPDKQDHYYRQDQGGGVGDSPRLDQLHQHPSSMYPSNYNRSSPPGGEGAFSPLGAAFRPPSHPHPAHTPHDAPGSPGEYAGAVKPKAQDVASKSLSGLESLVDQIPSIAEGPGGAGAGGAGPAAPAPPDQAPAAVAALPDYAPALYPPYGAYGGAAYGNNGYGGPFVGYGGGWGTAVMRPTPGYLSEWQYGYPAGVAGVAAGYAPYNAPYYNGYAGPPPAHHQQAHYLSAPPLIDLHKNGEHSGGVPAVPSVPSVPSVGFGGFC
- the LOC126911559 gene encoding uncharacterized protein LOC126911559 isoform X5, yielding MLCLSGYDFMSDIPASGAPSAGEEGEEKPKPTENQDDGYETSNSGEAARRKPSSAEGSPAPPAEPSPPPDPPYEPLMRHYEPEPEPYRHFEPPAPPPPQPEPQYQHFPFPKYGGDPYAFKREPEVPYDMSQHHQYAAAGKRDEDMYNGIKRECEDPYSFVEEEAMCAMLAQPQHHAVPPHLQHHDHHAHMMHPQQMMLNQPKKRGRKKKIKDENGMELKAEPGMEGALVPRPVKERKKHDRFNGMSEEEVSRRTLPDHLAENLDIIIIGINPGLFAAYKGHHYAGPGNHFWKCLYLSGLTREQMSADEDYKLLNFGIGFTNMVARPTKGSADLTRREIKEGSAILLEKLQTFRPKVAVFNGKLIYEVFSGKKDFCFGKQPDTIAGTNTYMWVMPSSSARCAQLPRAADKVPFYAALKKFRDYLNGLVAHVDEAELVFPDNTSRRPQEEMEIRRLTMEPEPGDTIILEDGTEVPLKKKRGRPKKVKLENGEVAPAAPRQPRAPRPPPSLEPHDQPPKKKRGRPKKIRPDDQQFLLQHPAPPLQALHSHDAPYMAAGDFPAQLPSPGLLYPHQHHQHHQQLAPDSNNYFQQQPPNSEGGLGGMESSGLDVSGGGGGMLGGMARGYGSPGGYAASPRGVYASPRSQGYSPSPARPAGTPQPQESGVMHGFPASPAFSAVSPPRAGSGGGYSSPAARAAPFSARSPLYAHSPAPYAHQQAQSPAPQARFSQSPHPHHPHPYSHSPAPQSQGRPFSRSPAPVGGVGGVGGVGTTPFPQASPAGALHSYTPSPAHTPYSQHSSPAPSRTPTYTESHHYPAGGAGGAGGAGPAGFGGELSHEIGAAISSPAPVSPGMAALDFEPPRDEPERDHSPMGSTDMHPGSNSNSSLSDYNKASAGSDMSPAGAGFAGLYDDSRLQYAHLQHTHSPAPDKQDHYYRQDQGGGVGDSPRLDQLHQHPSSMYPSNYNRSSPPGGEGAFSPLGAAFRPPSHPHPAHTPHDAPGSPGEYAGAVKPKAQDVASKSLSGLESLVDQIPSIAEGPGGAGAGGAGPAAPAPPDQAPAAVAALPDYAPALYPPYGAYGGAAYGNNGYGGPFVGYGGGWGTAVMRPTPGYLSEWQYGYPAGVAGVAAGYAPYNAPYYNGYAGPPPAHHQQAHYLSAPPLIDLHKNGEHSGGVPAVPSVPSVPSVGFGGFC
- the LOC126911559 gene encoding AT-rich interactive domain-containing protein 1A isoform X6; this encodes MCMELKAEPGMEGALVPRPVKERKKHDRFNGMSEEEVSRRTLPDHLAENLDIIIIGINPGLFAAYKGHHYAGPGNHFWKCLYLSGLTREQMSADEDYKLLNFGIGFTNMVARPTKGSADLTRREIKEGSAILLEKLQTFRPKVAVFNGKLIYEVFSGKKDFCFGKQPDTIAGTNTYMWVMPSSSARCAQLPRAADKVPFYAALKKFRDYLNGLVAHVDEAELVFPDNTSRRPQEEMEIRRLTMEPEPGDTIILEDGTEVPLKKKRGRPKKVKLENGEVAPAAPRQPRAPRPPPSLEPHDQPPKKKRGRPKKIRPDDQQFLLQHPAPPLQALHSHDAPYMAAGDFPAQLPSPGLLYPHQHHQHHQQLAPDSNNYFQQQPPNSEGGLGGMESSGLDVSGGGGGMLGGMARGYGSPGGYAASPRGVYASPRSQGYSPSPARPAGTPQPQESGVMHGFPASPAFSAVSPPRAGSGGGYSSPAARAAPFSARSPLYAHSPAPYAHQQAQSPAPQARFSQSPHPHHPHPYSHSPAPQSQGRPFSRSPAPVGGVGGVGGVGTTPFPQASPAGALHSYTPSPAHTPYSQHSSPAPSRTPTYTESHHYPAGGAGGAGGAGPAGFGGELSHEIGAAISSPAPVSPGMAALDFEPPRDEPERDHSPMGSTDMHPGSNSNSSLSDYNKVSGAVGGGSPAPPRYSAVCPQASAGSDMSPAGAGFAGLYDDSRLQYAHLQHTHSPAPDKQDHYYRQDQGGGVGDSPRLDQLHQHPSSMYPSNYNRSSPPGGEGAFSPLGAAFRPPSHPHPAHTPHDAPGSPGEYAGAVKPKAQDVASKSLSGLESLVDQIPSIAEGPGGAGAGGAGPAAPAPPDQAPAAVAALPDYAPALYPPYGAYGGAAYGNNGYGGPFVGYGGGWGTAVMRPTPGYLSEWQYGYPAGVAGVAAGYAPYNAPYYNGYAGPPPAHHQQAHYLSAPPLIDLHKNGEHSGGVPAVPSVPSVPSVGFGGFC
- the LOC126911559 gene encoding uncharacterized protein LOC126911559 isoform X2, whose protein sequence is MLCLSGYDFMSDIPASGAPSAGEEGEEKPKPTENQDDGYETSNSGEAARRKPSSAEGSPAPPAEPSPPPDPPYEPLMRHYEPEPEPYRHFEPPAPPPPQPEPQYQHFPFPKYGGDPYAFKREPEVPYDMSQHHQYAAAGKRDEDMYNGIKRECEDPYSFVEEEAMCAMLAQPQHHAVPPHLQHHDHHAHMMHPQQMMLNQPKKRGRKKKIKDENGMELKAEPGMEGALVPRPVKERKKHDRFNGMSEEEVSRRTLPDHLAENLDIIIIGINPGLFAAYKGHHYAGPGNHFWKCLYLSGLTREQMSADEDYKLLNFGIGFTNMVARPTKGSADLTRREIKEGSAILLEKLQTFRPKVAVFNGKLIYEVFSGKKDFCFGKQPDTIAGTNTYMWVMPSSSARCAQLPRAADKVPFYAALKKFRDYLNGLVAHVDEAELVFPDNTSRRPQEEMEIRRLTMEPEPGDTIILEDGTEVPLKKKRGRPKKVKLENGEVAPAAPRQPRAPRPPPSLEPHDQPPKKKRGRPKKIRPDDQQFLLQHPAPPLQALHSHDAPYMAAGDFPAQLPSPGLLYPHQHHQHHQQLAPDSNNYFQQQPPNSEGGLGGMESSGLDVSGGGGGMLGGMARGYGSPGGYAASPRGVYASPRSQGYSPSPARPAGTPQPQESGVMHGFPASPAFSAVSPPRAGSGGGYSSPAARAAPFSARSPLYAHSPAPYAHQQAQSPAPQARFSQSPHPHHPHPYSHSPAPQGRPFSRSPAPVGGVGGVGGVGTTPFPQASPAGALHSYTPSPAHTPYSQHSSPAPSRTPTYTESHHYPAGGAGGAGGAGPAGFGGELSHEIGAAISSPAPVSPGMAALDFEPPRDEPERDHSPMGSTDMHPGSNSNSSLSDYNKVSGAVGGGSPAPPRYSAVCPQASAGSDMSPAGAGFAGLYDDSRLQYAHLQHTHSPAPDKQDHYYRQDQGGGVGDSPRLDQLHQHPSSMYPSNYNRSSPPGGEGAFSPLGAAFRPPSHPHPAHTPHDAPGSPGEYAGAVKPKAQDVASKSLSGLESLVDQIPSIAEGPGGAGAGGAGPAAPAPPDQAPAAVAALPDYAPALYPPYGAYGGAAYGNNGYGGPFVGYGGGWGTAVMRPTPGYLSEWQYGYPAGVAGVAAGYAPYNAPYYNGYAGPPPAHHQQAHYLSAPPLIDLHKNGEHSGGVPAVPSVPSVPSVGFGGFC